One part of the Borrelia coriaceae genome encodes these proteins:
- a CDS encoding BTA121 domain-containing protein surface lipoprotein, with protein sequence MDVKLKKLLEDFGLLDDEKKVVVYMLGFLTDPTLEPARSKTYNDSEFYNLLNSTSLFHLKIVISNIQVNIMMQAEIQSIIEKIRLNKFREELINEFESVSFRYKESLKYLFKDEYINDLTGVNIAARQKDYEPDFMKVKNRAIRVLDVENLLTGLLPEEKSIIDKLRSSATALDTGDIPYRTYNSYEFDKLLVGLGCDRVKEMIKVHLDILNRLNEAQLAIQDVKNYDERETLQKEFDKYYDDYYSGIKARFNILGEFDEEKLNRVYVQAIGDIYSSNFIRLKDTARNFENIELLYNDELSEDESEIIDNIRLIVTNPDIGRHRGTINARQFDLLLGGLDIHKIRDIIKFHLSTNAIMPEIEVLIEKVKKEESRNQLRNVFFPYKSRYQARLKSFFSKSSDYLYRRVMKNNNYFIPSYD encoded by the coding sequence ATGGATGTTAAACTTAAAAAGTTACTTGAGGACTTTGGGTTACTTGATGATGAGAAGAAAGTAGTTGTATATATGTTAGGGTTTTTAACCGATCCTACTCTCGAGCCTGCACGTAGTAAAACATATAATGATTCTGAATTTTATAATTTGTTGAATAGCACTAGCCTTTTCCATTTGAAGATTGTTATAAGCAATATTCAGGTAAATATCATGATGCAAGCAGAGATTCAATCGATTATTGAGAAAATTAGGTTAAATAAATTCAGAGAAGAATTGATAAATGAGTTTGAATCTGTGTCTTTTAGGTATAAAGAGAGTTTAAAATATCTCTTTAAGGATGAGTATATTAACGATCTTACTGGTGTTAACATAGCAGCTCGTCAGAAAGACTATGAGCCAGATTTTATGAAGGTTAAAAATAGGGCTATAAGAGTTTTAGATGTTGAAAATCTGTTGACAGGGTTGTTACCCGAAGAGAAGAGCATAATTGATAAACTTAGAAGTTCAGCAACTGCTCTTGATACTGGTGATATTCCTTATAGAACTTATAATAGTTACGAATTTGATAAGTTGTTAGTTGGTTTGGGGTGTGATAGGGTTAAGGAAATGATTAAAGTCCATTTAGACATTCTGAACAGACTAAATGAAGCCCAATTAGCTATTCAAGATGTTAAAAACTACGACGAAAGAGAGACATTGCAAAAGGAATTTGATAAATATTATGATGATTATTATTCTGGAATAAAGGCAAGATTTAATATACTTGGGGAATTTGATGAGGAAAAGCTTAATAGGGTTTATGTTCAAGCTATAGGTGATATTTATTCTAGTAATTTTATTAGACTTAAAGATACTGCTAGAAATTTTGAAAATATTGAACTCTTATACAATGATGAGCTTTCAGAAGATGAGTCTGAAATAATTGATAATATACGACTTATAGTAACTAATCCCGATATTGGCAGACACAGGGGAACTATTAATGCCCGTCAGTTTGATCTCTTGTTGGGTGGTTTAGACATTCATAAGATTAGAGACATTATTAAATTTCATTTATCTACTAATGCAATAATGCCAGAAATTGAAGTACTGATTGAGAAAGTCAAGAAAGAGGAATCAAGAAACCAATTGAGAAATGTTTTCTTTCCCTACAAGTCCCGATATCAAGCAAGGTTAAAGAGTTTCTTTAGTAAGTCTTCTGATTATTTGTATAGACGGGTTATGAAGAATAATAATTATTTTATACCTTCCTATGATTAG
- a CDS encoding BTA121 domain-containing protein surface lipoprotein, with the protein MIRDMVEDIIRGEEQFANLSGTNEYLKGFRNLILDYSYNHGTCKYYMFDLVLGHLGVSRLGQVLDLPVLEFVDMQKKTANCIAKINDRDFRLKLRSELYDHRNSFALFLQRLFDASYPYPDIRFDLLKSHKRIILRLGRILTEAEYFVNFQQVLAELSGVQKIVIDYLYHILKDPNIYDRDSNTHYKTYERYEFNLLFARFNRHQLSEIIKFFGKIRTIIRSLPGLINDVVDKRLR; encoded by the coding sequence ATGATTAGAGATATGGTTGAGGACATTATAAGAGGTGAGGAGCAATTCGCAAATTTAAGTGGTACTAACGAATATCTTAAGGGTTTTAGAAATTTAATTTTAGATTATAGCTATAATCATGGGACCTGTAAATATTATATGTTTGATCTTGTGCTAGGTCATTTGGGTGTCTCTAGGTTGGGACAAGTTCTTGATTTGCCTGTATTGGAGTTTGTGGACATGCAAAAAAAGACAGCAAATTGTATTGCCAAGATTAATGATAGGGACTTTAGGCTTAAATTAAGAAGTGAGCTTTATGATCACAGAAATTCTTTTGCATTATTTTTGCAACGTTTATTTGATGCGTCTTATCCTTATCCTGATATTAGATTTGATCTTCTTAAGAGTCATAAGAGAATTATCCTTAGGCTTGGGAGAATTTTGACTGAAGCTGAATATTTTGTAAATTTTCAACAAGTACTTGCAGAATTATCTGGTGTGCAGAAGATAGTCATTGATTATTTATACCATATATTAAAAGATCCTAATATTTATGACAGAGATAGTAATACACATTATAAAACGTATGAGCGTTATGAGTTTAATCTTTTATTTGCTCGTTTCAATCGTCATCAGCTTAGTGAAATTATAAAGTTTTTTGGTAAGATTCGCACCATAATAAGAAGTCTGCCAGGGCTTATTAATGATGTTGTTGATAAGAGATTAAGATGA
- a CDS encoding BTA121 domain-containing protein surface lipoprotein — protein sequence MVKVRYANSFLVLFLIFILLVISCDVNSQANSKLTNSSFGDSYSFLGTSSLGDSYSSFGSSYSSLGSSSSFRSSSFRNKTLRKKALKNKSLGNSAKSDDLSYKSPSKTDVVKGDVKELGKSNVKSDAEVGSSGENLNIKLDKLILKFGLSDNERAIVAYMQGILTDSSIGRSKDYITYNGNDFYNLLVSLGALKLKKIMEIHLKSIKAQKDVLAVIEGIKEEKLKKDSLIRFNKYKNFYPLHVKKLFSGVTSDEIYDRFMNSPSVARFIELRDEINSVIRGKDLYARLPSDKRSVIEYVHRVVTDSGIGSPESYRTYSDNEFYKLLSNLGKAKLDKVINHVKITLKVQSDALAAINGIKDEKLRKEFLFRLKDKQCSYVLALKSTINKLNFDEIYKSIIGIDHLESFMSIKDAAKAVSEKEAVVNTEVST from the coding sequence ATGGTTAAGGTAAGATATGCTAATTCGTTTTTAGTACTATTCTTAATTTTTATATTGCTAGTAATAAGTTGTGATGTTAACTCTCAAGCAAATTCCAAATTGACAAATAGTTCTTTTGGAGATAGTTATAGTTTTTTGGGAACTAGTTCTCTTGGCGATAGTTATAGCTCTTTTGGAAGTAGTTATAGTTCTTTGGGAAGTAGTTCTTCGTTTAGAAGTAGTTCATTTAGAAATAAGACGCTTAGAAAGAAAGCTCTTAAAAATAAATCATTAGGAAATTCGGCTAAAAGCGACGATTTGTCTTATAAATCACCATCTAAAACGGATGTGGTAAAAGGCGATGTTAAAGAATTAGGCAAGAGTAATGTTAAGAGTGATGCTGAAGTGGGTAGTTCAGGTGAAAATCTTAATATCAAGCTTGATAAGCTTATTTTAAAATTTGGTTTATCAGATAATGAGAGGGCAATAGTTGCTTATATGCAAGGCATATTAACTGATTCTAGTATTGGTCGTTCTAAGGATTATATAACTTATAATGGTAATGACTTTTATAACTTGCTTGTTAGTCTAGGTGCTCTTAAGTTGAAAAAAATTATGGAAATTCATTTAAAAAGTATTAAAGCTCAAAAGGATGTTTTAGCAGTTATAGAGGGTATTAAGGAAGAGAAATTAAAAAAGGACTCGCTTATTAGGTTTAATAAGTACAAAAATTTTTATCCATTGCATGTGAAAAAATTATTCAGCGGGGTTACTTCTGATGAGATATATGATAGGTTTATGAATAGTCCATCTGTAGCTAGGTTTATTGAGCTGAGAGATGAAATTAACAGTGTTATAAGGGGTAAAGATTTATATGCAAGGTTACCTAGTGATAAAAGATCTGTAATTGAATATGTGCATCGTGTAGTAACTGATTCTGGTATTGGTAGTCCTGAAAGTTACAGAACATATAGTGATAATGAGTTTTATAAATTGCTTTCTAACTTAGGTAAGGCTAAGTTGGATAAAGTTATAAACCATGTTAAGATAACTCTTAAAGTCCAAAGTGATGCTTTAGCAGCTATAAATGGTATTAAAGACGAAAAATTAAGAAAAGAATTTTTATTTAGGTTGAAAGATAAGCAGTGTTCTTATGTATTGGCTTTAAAATCAACAATCAATAAGTTAAATTTTGATGAAATTTATAAATCAATTATAGGTATTGATCATTTAGAGAGTTTTATGTCTATTAAAGATGCTGCTAAAGCCGTTTCTGAAAAAGAAGCAGTTGTTAATACCGAAGTTAGTACTTAA
- a CDS encoding BTA121 domain-containing protein surface lipoprotein: MQVSYISSFLILPLCLIICCDVESKRDTSVGGNLVKKGIEKPVVSIPVVIPDGSVIHSSSQMDVSDDIDIDIDIKIDTLLSTFELSEQEIEAVQYIRLVLADESIGKKEGYATYDDDKFYTLLTDLGSNRLREIIAFHLKIINLKEDARAEVSKMLSGINEGLRQRVKKAFINYEKYYSVYLKSLFDAPRSKDVYNKFIKSSDSNFIGIKNEVIGIIEDGTLYAGKLSEKELDIVAYMRNVLTNPNILSGTVYKEYSKIEFYDLLRQLGHDKLKDIINVSLMTFQTRREALTAIMDIKREEAKKPLMKELYAYDNEYPSYLKGLFGGATLDDVYRNIMDSDYAKNFTDIRDEALAVKLGEDQYSAHLSSSELEVLDSIRLAVTGPLVDDKDKATYNYIKFYDFLSRLGVDKVREIVINAQKTFMAIDAAKVAIESVRFAKLQRDLKDGLSSELTSYSRALKEAFFKLTPNDVYRAVMSLDYSARFEKITSDASSIWK, encoded by the coding sequence GTGCAGGTAAGTTATATTAGTTCGTTTTTAATACTACCATTATGTTTAATAATATGTTGTGATGTAGAATCCAAGAGAGATACTTCGGTTGGAGGGAATTTGGTTAAAAAGGGGATTGAAAAACCTGTTGTAAGTATTCCTGTAGTAATCCCAGACGGTAGTGTTATACATAGTTCTTCTCAAATGGATGTGAGTGATGATATTGATATTGATATTGATATTAAAATTGATACTCTGTTAAGTACATTTGAGTTGTCTGAGCAAGAGATCGAAGCGGTTCAGTATATACGGCTTGTATTAGCTGATGAATCTATTGGTAAAAAGGAGGGTTATGCAACATATGATGATGATAAATTTTATACTTTATTGACAGATTTAGGTAGTAATAGGTTGAGGGAAATTATAGCATTTCATTTAAAAATTATTAATTTAAAAGAAGATGCTCGAGCAGAAGTTTCCAAAATGCTTTCAGGAATTAATGAAGGTTTAAGGCAACGTGTTAAGAAGGCTTTTATTAATTACGAAAAATATTATTCAGTTTATTTGAAATCGTTATTTGATGCTCCTAGGTCTAAGGATGTTTATAATAAATTTATAAAGAGTAGTGATAGTAATTTTATTGGGATCAAAAATGAAGTTATTGGTATTATAGAAGACGGGACGCTTTATGCCGGAAAGTTATCAGAAAAGGAGCTTGACATAGTTGCATATATGCGTAATGTATTAACTAATCCTAATATTCTTAGTGGTACAGTTTACAAAGAGTATAGTAAAATTGAGTTTTATGACTTATTAAGGCAATTAGGTCATGACAAATTAAAAGATATTATAAACGTTTCTTTAATGACTTTTCAAACAAGAAGAGAGGCCCTAACAGCTATAATGGACATTAAAAGAGAAGAGGCAAAAAAACCTTTAATGAAAGAACTGTATGCTTATGATAATGAGTATCCTTCTTATTTGAAGGGCTTATTTGGTGGGGCTACTCTTGATGATGTTTATCGTAATATTATGGATAGTGATTATGCTAAGAATTTTACTGATATTAGAGATGAGGCTTTAGCTGTTAAATTAGGTGAAGATCAATATTCAGCCCATTTATCTTCTTCTGAGCTTGAAGTACTTGATAGTATACGACTTGCAGTAACTGGTCCTCTTGTTGATGATAAGGATAAAGCAACATATAATTATATTAAGTTTTATGACTTTTTGAGCAGATTAGGAGTTGATAAGGTAAGGGAAATTGTAATTAATGCTCAAAAAACTTTTATGGCAATTGATGCTGCTAAAGTGGCTATAGAGAGTGTTAGATTTGCAAAGTTGCAAAGGGACTTGAAGGATGGGTTAAGTTCGGAACTTACTTCTTACTCACGTGCGCTAAAAGAGGCCTTTTTTAAACTTACTCCTAATGATGTTTATAGAGCTGTTATGAGTCTTGATTATTCAGCTCGTTTTGAGAAGATCACAAGTGATGCTTCTTCCATTTGGAAATAG